The Bacillus sp. 2205SS5-2 genome includes a region encoding these proteins:
- a CDS encoding PP2C family serine/threonine-protein phosphatase — MALVHSSVDVHVQQSSKNENVFCGDSYFFKETKDYFICVLADGLGSGEYAYESSNAVITYVEENHAHSVDELMKESNKKMVHKRGAAVAILKVDFVEKTFEYSCVGNIRFYLYSPQGKLTYPLPVTGYLSGRPQKFKTQRFRYEDKSKFLMHSDGIQVMGIKALMNNRDNLLSISEDILELQTDISDDSTFIIGSLLS, encoded by the coding sequence ATGGCTTTAGTACATTCAAGTGTTGATGTTCATGTTCAGCAATCTTCTAAAAATGAGAATGTTTTTTGTGGGGACAGTTATTTCTTTAAAGAGACAAAAGACTATTTTATATGTGTATTAGCGGATGGACTTGGTAGTGGTGAGTACGCCTATGAATCGTCGAATGCGGTTATTACTTATGTAGAGGAAAATCACGCCCATTCTGTTGATGAATTAATGAAAGAGTCCAATAAGAAAATGGTTCATAAGCGGGGCGCAGCTGTTGCGATACTTAAGGTTGATTTTGTAGAGAAAACCTTTGAATATAGCTGTGTAGGGAATATTCGTTTTTACCTCTATTCACCTCAAGGGAAGCTAACTTATCCATTACCGGTAACAGGTTATTTATCAGGGAGACCGCAAAAATTTAAGACTCAACGGTTTCGTTATGAAGATAAATCAAAATTTTTAATGCATTCAGATGGAATTCAAGTCATGGGAATTAAAGCGTTGATGAATAATCGAGATAATCTATTATCGATTTCGGAGGATATTCTCGAGTTACAAACAGATATTTCAGATGATTCTACGTTCATCATTGGAAGCTTGCTCTCTTGA
- a CDS encoding STAS domain-containing protein, with protein MRIPILKLKDCLLVSIQWELDDKTALQFQEDLLHKIHETSARGVVVDLTSIDFIDSFIAKVLGDVIDMSKLMGAEVVITGIQPAVAITLVELGIRLNDVMTALDLEKGLEKLQQELEE; from the coding sequence ATGAGAATACCGATTTTAAAGTTGAAAGACTGTCTATTGGTTTCGATTCAGTGGGAGTTAGACGACAAAACAGCTCTTCAATTTCAAGAAGACTTGCTTCACAAAATTCATGAAACAAGCGCAAGAGGTGTGGTGGTAGATTTAACTTCTATTGATTTCATAGATTCTTTCATTGCTAAAGTTCTCGGAGATGTAATTGATATGTCCAAATTGATGGGGGCGGAAGTTGTGATCACAGGCATTCAGCCAGCTGTTGCGATTACCTTGGTGGAATTAGGTATTCGCCTAAATGATGTTATGACCGCCCTCGATTTGGAAAAAGGCTTGGAGAAACTACAGCAGGAATTGGAGGAATAG
- a CDS encoding PP2C family protein-serine/threonine phosphatase: protein MKVFRDSMDTKYREIIQNYLADQSELALYQSQKFSRKSIEHKISPEEIINLHKSAVLELYPNISKELLQSFDILLEVMIGYGFAYREHQSLRTMQQEINNEIDIAANMQNTLLETKIPQVSQLDIGAISVPAKKMNGDYYHFVQNGDTSVSVAIADVIGKGIPAALCMSMIKYAMDSLPEDHHHPHLVLENLNRVVEQNVDISMFITMFYGMYHLENNVFYFSSAGHEPGFHYRAKEQSFEDLEAKGLLLGVDKKVQYKQYEQKIERKDMIILMSDGVTECRTEEGFIERDTLISYIERYLDLPAQDIVNNLYKDLERLQDFRLRDDFTLIILKRI, encoded by the coding sequence ATGAAGGTTTTTAGGGATTCGATGGATACAAAATATAGAGAAATCATTCAAAATTATCTTGCTGATCAGTCGGAGTTAGCTCTCTATCAAAGTCAAAAATTCAGTAGGAAATCAATAGAACATAAAATATCTCCAGAAGAAATCATAAATCTTCATAAGTCTGCAGTGCTGGAGCTGTATCCTAACATTTCAAAAGAACTATTGCAATCATTTGATATTTTATTAGAGGTTATGATCGGATATGGCTTTGCCTATAGAGAGCATCAAAGTTTGAGAACGATGCAACAAGAAATCAATAATGAAATAGATATAGCGGCAAATATGCAAAACACTCTGCTTGAAACAAAGATTCCACAAGTGTCTCAGCTTGATATTGGCGCTATTTCTGTTCCGGCGAAGAAGATGAATGGCGATTATTATCACTTTGTCCAAAATGGTGATACATCAGTCAGTGTAGCTATTGCGGACGTTATTGGAAAAGGGATTCCAGCGGCGTTATGTATGTCCATGATTAAGTATGCGATGGACTCTCTTCCGGAAGATCATCATCATCCGCATTTGGTATTGGAAAACCTAAATCGGGTGGTAGAACAAAATGTGGACATTAGCATGTTTATCACGATGTTCTATGGAATGTACCATCTTGAAAATAATGTCTTTTATTTTTCTTCAGCTGGTCATGAACCTGGTTTTCATTATCGAGCGAAAGAACAGTCGTTTGAAGATTTAGAGGCGAAAGGGCTTTTGCTCGGTGTTGATAAAAAAGTGCAATATAAACAATATGAACAAAAGATAGAAAGAAAAGATATGATTATTTTGATGTCAGATGGCGTTACAGAGTGCCGAACAGAAGAAGGGTTTATTGAACGAGATACATTAATATCCTATATCGAGCGCTACCTGGACTTGCCCGCTCAAGATATTGTAAATAACCTATATAAAGATCTCGAGCGATTACAAGATTTTCGACTAAGGGATGATTTTACACTAATCATTTTGAAAAGAATATGA
- a CDS encoding LolA family protein, with protein sequence MRKSWFVLLFAIAIMLVLTACGAKSQEDVTKDLSAKLDDMKGYKATAQMTVQVGKEPQTYDVEVWHNEPDFYRVQLKNSEKEQSQMILRNEEGVFVLTPALNKSFKFQSDWPENSSQAYLYESLIQDILEDKEAKFSETEDYYVYETKTRYKNNQMLPIQEISFHKKNLAPASVKVMDSDRNSLVTVEFASVDLKAKFDADSFDMEKNMTGAKLEIPVMAEVSDAEFTVQYPMEMPGLTLVDKKEVKIENGKRVVLTYDGEKSYTLIQEKSTVIPTVTVPTSVSGEMVDLGFTMGAMTDNSIYWTYDGIDYMLASTELSQDEMVSLAKSVQGTMVK encoded by the coding sequence ATGAGAAAAAGTTGGTTCGTGCTTTTGTTTGCCATTGCAATCATGTTAGTCCTTACAGCCTGCGGTGCAAAGTCACAAGAAGATGTGACAAAGGACCTGAGCGCGAAACTGGATGACATGAAAGGGTATAAAGCAACGGCGCAAATGACAGTGCAGGTAGGGAAGGAGCCTCAAACGTATGATGTAGAGGTCTGGCACAATGAACCGGATTTTTACCGAGTTCAATTGAAAAATTCTGAAAAAGAACAAAGTCAAATGATCCTACGTAATGAGGAAGGGGTTTTTGTGTTAACGCCAGCGCTTAATAAAAGCTTCAAGTTTCAAAGTGATTGGCCAGAAAATAGCTCTCAGGCATATTTATACGAGTCTTTAATACAAGATATTCTAGAGGATAAAGAGGCGAAATTCTCAGAAACAGAGGACTATTACGTTTATGAAACAAAAACTCGTTACAAGAATAATCAGATGCTACCAATTCAGGAGATTTCTTTTCATAAAAAGAATTTAGCTCCTGCATCTGTAAAGGTAATGGATTCAGATCGCAATTCACTTGTCACTGTTGAGTTTGCATCAGTAGACTTAAAAGCGAAATTTGATGCTGATTCTTTCGATATGGAAAAAAATATGACAGGTGCTAAATTAGAGATACCGGTGATGGCTGAAGTGTCAGACGCAGAATTCACCGTTCAATATCCGATGGAAATGCCAGGATTAACGCTAGTTGATAAAAAAGAAGTCAAGATTGAAAATGGAAAAAGAGTGGTGTTAACGTATGATGGAGAAAAATCTTATACGTTAATTCAAGAAAAATCCACTGTTATTCCAACCGTGACTGTACCAACCTCTGTAAGTGGCGAAATGGTCGACCTTGGATTCACTATGGGTGCGATGACGGATAATTCTATCTACTGGACCTATGACGGAATTGACTATATGCTCGCTTCGACTGAGTTGTCTCAAGATGAAATGGTCTCGTTAGCTAAATCAGTTCAAGGTACAATGGTGAAATAA
- a CDS encoding CopG family ribbon-helix-helix protein produces the protein MSESSATTEILIRLPQQLLTELDGFAELENVNRNEFIYRATKMYLRERKKRQIRESMRRGYMEMAKINLAIASEAMQAEFEAEHTVERLVSGG, from the coding sequence GTGTCTGAATCCAGCGCAACAACAGAAATCTTAATTCGCTTACCGCAACAGCTACTAACGGAATTAGACGGCTTTGCTGAACTAGAAAATGTTAATCGTAACGAGTTCATCTATCGTGCGACGAAAATGTACTTGCGTGAACGTAAGAAGAGACAAATCCGTGAATCTATGAGACGAGGCTATATGGAAATGGCGAAAATCAATCTAGCTATTGCTTCAGAAGCCATGCAAGCTGAATTTGAGGCAGAACATACTGTAGAACGATTAGTAAGCGGAGGCTAG
- the alr gene encoding alanine racemase — METQTQFFRDTWVEINLDKLSYNVSQCKRHLPEGINIFAVVKANAYGHGDLQTAKTALNSGARGLAVAFLDEALSLRENGITAPILVLGATRPEDVHIAVEHEISLTVFNKEWLAEAATYLEEEEILSLHVKCDTGMGRIGIRSEEELKEVEEAISQTNKYIFEGIFTHFATSDETESVYFHHQLKRFNQLIEVLDISPKYIHSANSAASLRFEDSYYNTVRLGIAMYGLSPSLEMKPLLPYKLKQVFSLHTRVVHIKQLPAGEKVSYGATYESKTDEWIATLPIGYADGWLRRLQGQEVLINGERVPIVGRICMDQCMIKLPREVPLGTKVTLIGEQGTEYISIDEVAQQLDTINYEIPCLISNRVPRIYIQSGEPIEVSNKLLTSSGFLKG, encoded by the coding sequence TTGGAAACGCAGACACAGTTTTTTAGAGATACGTGGGTAGAAATTAATTTAGATAAACTTTCCTATAATGTTTCACAATGCAAACGACATTTACCGGAAGGGATAAATATATTTGCGGTGGTAAAAGCGAATGCTTATGGTCATGGCGATTTGCAGACCGCTAAGACCGCGTTAAATTCTGGTGCCCGTGGGTTAGCGGTGGCTTTCCTAGACGAGGCCTTAAGTCTAAGGGAAAATGGAATTACTGCTCCTATTCTCGTCCTTGGAGCAACAAGACCTGAAGATGTACATATTGCTGTTGAGCACGAAATATCTTTAACGGTTTTTAATAAAGAATGGCTAGCTGAAGCGGCCACTTACCTTGAAGAAGAAGAAATTCTCTCCCTCCATGTGAAATGTGATACAGGGATGGGGAGAATAGGTATTCGGTCCGAAGAAGAATTAAAAGAAGTAGAGGAAGCGATTAGCCAAACGAATAAATATATTTTTGAAGGGATCTTTACCCACTTTGCAACCTCGGATGAGACCGAATCCGTATATTTTCACCACCAACTAAAGCGATTTAATCAGTTGATTGAGGTATTAGATATTTCACCTAAATATATACACTCGGCCAACAGTGCTGCTTCGCTTCGGTTTGAGGATTCTTACTATAATACTGTCCGTTTAGGGATTGCAATGTATGGATTGTCTCCTTCACTAGAGATGAAACCTCTTCTTCCTTATAAGCTAAAGCAAGTGTTTTCTCTTCATACTAGAGTTGTACACATAAAGCAACTACCTGCAGGCGAGAAAGTGAGCTACGGAGCGACCTATGAATCGAAAACAGACGAATGGATTGCAACATTACCGATTGGATACGCGGATGGATGGTTAAGGAGGCTTCAAGGGCAAGAGGTATTGATAAATGGAGAAAGAGTGCCAATTGTTGGAAGGATATGTATGGATCAATGCATGATTAAGCTTCCTCGTGAAGTTCCGCTGGGGACAAAAGTTACCTTAATCGGAGAGCAAGGAACGGAGTATATTTCAATAGATGAAGTAGCCCAACAATTGGACACCATCAATTATGAAATTCCATGTCTCATATCTAATCGGGTTCCAAGAATTTATATTCAAAGTGGAGAGCCGATAGAAGTGTCCAATAAATTATTGACTTCAAGTGGATTTCTTAAGGGGTGA
- a CDS encoding STAS domain-containing protein: MVKQMYSQVTKFLENHYEVIQKDWKELMIEEADERFVKVISNQVFDKTSHEFVDLVISNLTDFDNQYIEKLKDFSEKVIRLGWPLTMVTAGLGYFQKIVLKRMKEKDAVEPSRLDELSELLDQWTSPLLKEVILSYTETWERTVTLQKIALQELTAPLIPMFERVSVMPLVGTIDTERARLIMENLLKGVVDHRAEVVLIDITGVPVVDTMVAHHIIQAADAVRLVGAKAMLVGIRPEIAQTIVNLGIDLNQFITKSTMQKGVEAALELTGRKIVGTEG, translated from the coding sequence ATGGTGAAGCAAATGTATAGCCAAGTGACGAAGTTTTTAGAAAACCATTATGAAGTAATTCAAAAAGATTGGAAGGAACTTATGATCGAAGAAGCGGATGAGCGGTTCGTAAAGGTAATTTCGAATCAAGTGTTCGACAAAACGAGTCATGAGTTCGTTGATCTAGTTATTTCAAATTTAACAGACTTTGACAATCAGTATATAGAGAAATTAAAAGATTTTTCAGAAAAAGTCATCCGGTTAGGTTGGCCCTTAACGATGGTAACGGCAGGTCTTGGTTACTTCCAAAAAATCGTTCTAAAGAGAATGAAAGAAAAGGACGCTGTTGAACCAAGCCGTTTAGATGAATTATCGGAACTGTTAGATCAGTGGACTTCTCCGCTGCTGAAAGAAGTGATACTAAGTTATACCGAAACATGGGAGCGAACGGTTACACTTCAAAAGATTGCGTTACAAGAATTAACAGCACCGCTTATACCAATGTTTGAAAGAGTGTCTGTAATGCCGCTAGTAGGAACTATCGATACAGAGCGAGCAAGATTAATTATGGAAAACCTCTTAAAAGGTGTCGTTGACCACAGAGCTGAAGTGGTGTTGATAGATATTACGGGAGTACCGGTTGTAGATACGATGGTTGCCCACCACATTATCCAAGCAGCAGACGCTGTTCGACTAGTGGGAGCTAAAGCGATGTTGGTAGGTATACGTCCGGAAATTGCTCAAACGATTGTCAATTTAGGAATTGACTTAAATCAGTTTATAACGAAAAGTACGATGCAAAAAGGCGTCGAAGCCGCTTTGGAGTTAACCGGTCGCAAAATTGTCGGGACGGAGGGGTAA
- a CDS encoding anti-sigma factor antagonist codes for MNLVVDKNVNDEIVDVKVNGEIDAYTAPKLREDLLLLVDQKEQVVMNVDLSEVTYMDSTGLGVFVGLFKQLKAQNGELYLTGLSDRLKRLFEITGLSDIMNVNSETKGGVE; via the coding sequence TTGAATTTAGTTGTCGATAAAAATGTAAATGATGAAATAGTTGATGTTAAAGTTAATGGAGAGATTGATGCTTATACTGCTCCAAAACTCAGGGAAGATTTGCTATTACTTGTGGATCAAAAAGAACAGGTAGTAATGAATGTTGATTTATCTGAAGTAACGTATATGGACAGTACAGGTCTTGGTGTGTTTGTAGGATTGTTCAAACAATTAAAGGCTCAAAATGGTGAATTATATTTAACGGGATTATCAGATAGGCTAAAAAGATTGTTTGAAATTACCGGCCTTTCGGATATTATGAATGTCAATTCTGAGACAAAAGGTGGCGTGGAATAA
- a CDS encoding anti-sigma regulatory factor produces MDSQSCVKIINEWDIVAARQLGRNVAKELGFGTVDQARITTAISELARNIYLYAGHGQISIEKVSEGMNQGVKISSIDDGPGIADIRQVMEDGYSTSGGLGAGLPGVKRLMDEFSIESTTGEGTKIHSVKWLR; encoded by the coding sequence ATGGATAGCCAATCCTGTGTAAAGATAATTAATGAGTGGGACATTGTTGCTGCTAGACAGTTAGGTCGAAATGTGGCAAAGGAGCTCGGCTTTGGTACAGTTGACCAAGCGAGAATCACCACTGCGATAAGCGAATTAGCTAGAAATATCTATTTGTATGCAGGGCACGGTCAAATCAGTATTGAAAAGGTATCAGAAGGTATGAATCAAGGGGTAAAGATTTCATCGATTGATGATGGTCCAGGAATAGCGGATATTAGACAAGTAATGGAAGATGGGTATTCTACCTCAGGAGGTCTAGGTGCAGGTTTGCCTGGAGTGAAAAGGCTGATGGATGAATTTTCAATAGAATCAACAACGGGAGAAGGAACGAAGATTCATTCGGTCAAATGGCTCCGTTAA
- the rsbW gene encoding anti-sigma B factor RsbW produces the protein MELFDYIEMKIPAKPEFVGVIRLTLSGIASRMGFAYDSIEDLKIASSEAITNAVQHAYKEENNGEVVIGFGLYEDRLEVMVSDSGQSFDFKKTKEEVGPYHADNSVEFLREGGLGLYLIESLMDDVKVHHQAGVTVFMTKYLEGEKVEANAKTIST, from the coding sequence ATGGAGTTATTTGACTACATCGAGATGAAAATTCCCGCGAAACCAGAGTTTGTAGGAGTGATTCGATTGACTCTATCGGGAATTGCTAGCCGTATGGGTTTTGCGTATGATTCAATTGAAGATTTGAAAATTGCTTCCAGTGAAGCAATTACAAATGCTGTTCAGCATGCTTATAAAGAAGAAAATAACGGAGAAGTTGTCATCGGATTTGGGCTCTATGAAGACCGATTAGAGGTTATGGTTTCAGATAGCGGTCAGAGCTTTGATTTCAAGAAAACAAAAGAAGAGGTAGGTCCTTATCATGCAGATAATTCTGTGGAGTTCTTAAGAGAAGGAGGACTAGGACTATATCTTATTGAAAGCCTTATGGATGACGTGAAAGTACATCACCAGGCGGGGGTAACTGTCTTTATGACCAAGTACCTTGAAGGAGAGAAGGTGGAGGCAAATGCCAAGACTATCTCAACCTAA
- the sigB gene encoding RNA polymerase sigma factor SigB gives MPRLSQPNQSTKDQVQQWIKEFQETGDDEAQTSLVLHYNNLVHSIARKYSKGKSHHEDIVQVGLMGLLGAIRRYDASFGKSFEAFAIPTIVGEIKRFLRDKTWSVHVPRRIKELGPKIKSTVEELTTQLQRSPRVEEIADFLEVTEEEILEAMEMGKSYQALSVDHSIEADSDGSTVTLLDIVGSMDEGYEKTDQRLVLEKVLHVLSEREKLIVQYTYLENLSQKEAGEKLGISQMHISRLQRRAIKKLREAITSESETTERML, from the coding sequence ATGCCAAGACTATCTCAACCTAATCAATCGACGAAAGATCAGGTTCAACAATGGATTAAAGAATTTCAAGAAACAGGAGACGATGAAGCTCAAACTTCTCTTGTTCTTCACTACAATAATCTTGTTCATTCTATTGCTCGAAAATATTCAAAAGGGAAATCCCATCATGAAGATATCGTGCAAGTTGGACTAATGGGTCTTTTAGGTGCGATTCGCCGCTATGATGCTTCGTTTGGAAAGAGTTTTGAAGCATTTGCGATTCCAACGATTGTAGGGGAAATCAAACGATTTCTGCGAGATAAAACCTGGAGTGTTCACGTTCCGCGTCGAATCAAGGAATTAGGTCCTAAAATTAAATCAACTGTCGAGGAATTAACTACTCAGTTGCAGCGTTCGCCGCGTGTTGAAGAAATTGCGGATTTCCTAGAGGTAACAGAAGAAGAGATCCTAGAAGCGATGGAAATGGGGAAAAGCTATCAAGCTTTATCTGTAGACCATTCTATTGAAGCGGATTCCGATGGTAGCACAGTGACGTTATTGGATATTGTCGGAAGTATGGACGAAGGGTATGAAAAAACAGATCAACGTTTAGTGTTAGAAAAAGTACTTCATGTTTTGAGTGAACGTGAAAAACTTATTGTGCAATATACTTATTTGGAGAACCTCAGCCAAAAAGAAGCGGGAGAAAAGTTAGGGATTTCCCAAATGCATATATCTAGATTGCAAAGAAGAGCGATTAAAAAGCTCAGAGAAGCGATAACATCTGAGTCGGAAACTACGGAGAGAATGCTATAA
- the ndoA gene encoding type II toxin-antitoxin system endoribonuclease NdoA has protein sequence MIVKRGDVYFADLSPVVGSEQGGVRPVLVLQNDIGNRFSPTVIVAAITAQIQKAKLPTHVEIDAKRYGFERDSVILLEQLRTIDKQRLTDQITHLDDEMMDKVDEALQISLGLIEF, from the coding sequence TTGATAGTTAAGCGTGGTGACGTGTATTTTGCAGACTTATCCCCTGTTGTTGGTTCTGAGCAAGGCGGTGTACGACCGGTACTAGTCCTGCAAAATGACATTGGGAATCGGTTTAGTCCCACTGTAATCGTTGCTGCCATCACGGCGCAAATTCAGAAAGCAAAACTGCCTACTCATGTTGAGATTGATGCGAAGCGTTACGGTTTTGAAAGAGATTCCGTTATCTTGCTTGAACAATTACGAACGATTGATAAACAACGTTTAACCGATCAAATCACGCATTTAGATGATGAAATGATGGATAAGGTTGATGAAGCATTACAAATTAGTTTAGGACTAATAGAGTTTTAA